The Lacticaseibacillus rhamnosus DNA window CATTACTTTGAAGGCCAAATAGATGGTGTTGATGTTATTTTGGTACAATCCGGAATTGGTAAGGTACAAGCAGCGATGACGACTGCCTTGCTGTTAGCGACTTTTAAGCCGGATGTTGTTGTCAATACTGGCAGTGCCGGTGGTATCGGTAGCGGTTTGGCGATCGGTGATGTTGTGATTTCAAGCGGTGTGGCTTATCATGATGCGGATGCGACCGCGTTTGGTTATTTGCCGGGGCAATTGCCACAACAGCCGCAGATTTTTGAAGCCGGCATGAGTTATGTGCGCCAGATTCAAGCTGCTGCGACGGCGACCGGCTTGACGTCAAAAGTCGGCTTGATTGTTTCGGGCGATCAGTTTATTAATGGCAAAGAGGCGATCGCCCGAATTTTGAAAATTTATCCACAAGCGCTTGCCAGTGAGATGGAAGGCGCAGCGGTTGGCCAGGTTGCCAAGGAATTTCACACCCCGTTTGTTGTTATTCGGGCAATGAGCGATGTGGCTGATGAGCAGTCTGGGGTTGATTTCGACAAATTTGTGATCAAAGCAGGGGAGCAAAGTGCTGCGATGTTGTTACAGTTCTTTAGTCATTTGCAGCGATCACAGCATAATTAGGAGTGATTGTAATGCAACACATTTATCTCGACAATGCTGCCACCACACCGATGGCTCCTGAAGTCATTCAGACCATGACGGATCAAATGCAACATGATTTTGGCAACGCCAGCTCGACTCACTGGTTTGGCCGGGAAGCTCACACGGTAATGGACAAAAGCCGGAAAGTTTTGGCGGACTCGATTCATGCCCAACCCGGCGAGATTGTGATCACCAGTGGGGCAACCGAAAGTAATAATACCGCTATCACCCAGACGGCACATGCGCGTGCGTCATTAGGTAAACACATTATTACCACGGCGATTGAGCATCCCTCTGTGTTGCAGCCGTTAAAGGCCCTTGAAAAAGAAGGTTATCGCGTTACCTATTTGCCTGTGGATGAGAACGGGCGTATCCGGTTAGCTGATTTTGATGCCGCGCTGGATGACGACACCATTTTGGTCACCATCATGATGGGTAACAATGAGGTTGGCAGTCGGATGCCGATTAGTGAAATTGGTGCACGGCTGGTTGACCATCAAGCCTGGTTCCACACCGATGCAACGCAGGCGTATGGCTTGCTTGATATTGACGTCAACGCACAGCACATTGATATGCTTAGTGTTTCGGCCCATAAGATTAATGGTCCAAAGGGGATTGGCTTTTTGTATCGCGATCCGAAAGTTCAGTTCCCTGCGCTTTTAAAAGGTGGCGAACAGGAGCTCAAGCGGCGTGCGGGGACCGAAAATATCGCCGGAATTGCCGGTTTCGCTTCTGCGGTGAAGTTGATTACGCCTGAGGAAAAGGCTAAGCGCCAAAGCAAATATCTCGGCTTTAAGCAACAGATTATGACCGCTCTAGATGATGCAAAGGTGCCATATGCGGTTAATGGCGATATTCGGCCGGACAATGTCAATCACGTGTTCAATTTGTGGTTAAAAGGGATTTCGACTTATGCGCTTCAAACAAATTTGGATTTAGCGGGGATTGCGGTATCTGGCGGGTCAGCCTGCACGGCGGGATCACTGGAGCCATCCCATGTCTTGACGGCCATGTTTGGCGGTGATAGTCCGCGTCTGGGTGAATCAATTCGCGTTTCTTTTGGTGGGCAGACGACTGCAGATGATATTCAGGCGTTTATTGATACCTTATTGCCGATTATCAAACGGTTAACTGCCAAACAAACGAGTCGGTAGCTTTCGGAAAAGTAGGCAGTACCATCTTGAGACTCGTTAGGGCACTGTGAAGCTAAGCGATGGAAAAGAAGACACTTTTCGGGCAATCCCGTGATGTGCTAAACTTATGGGTAGTTAAGCGTGTTCATAACGCACGTGTCTTGCGTTTTACGCTCATATTAACGCGTTCTCCAGCGCAGAAGTCTGCGTGTAAGGACCTCAGTCGCAATGGCCAAAGCCCGGCCATCACGCCTGAGGCCGCTTACACTCCGACTTCTACCCGCGCTGGTTCACGCTCAGGAGGTTTGGTAATCATGGCTTTAGCTTCAACCGGATCGGCTCAAGGGGATCCTAAGACTTATCGAATTGGGTCCAACTTAAAACGATTTACGTTAATTGATTTAGGTTTTGTTCCAACGAAGAATGGTAATTTTCAGCTTCAGCGGTCGTTGGATCCTAATTCACCGTATACCGCGGCGAATAAACTGAAGATGACGGTGGCTAAGACGCTGGACAAGTTTCAGCTGGATGTGACCACAGGCAACGGGCTTAAGGCGATTAACATTTTCAAGAATGACAGCACGAAGGAAAATGTTGAACAATATGAATATTGGATTAACAATTTCATTGAACGTGGTGTGCTCGAGCCTAAATAAGTCTCTTTGAAAATCACGGTAACTTTCCTTTTAAACAAGCGGAGATTACCGTGTTTTTTTGTTGCATGAATCACGGATTAAAGCGTTACGACTGGTAAAGCATGAGCCACATCACGGATGCGTGGTTTTAGTGAGGCGAATGTCGTGACCGCCAAATCAAGTGGCCAAAAGTGGTAAGCTGGAAACATTGAAATTTTGATATGAAGGAGGGCTTGTATGTTTGAACATGGGTTTATTGAGGTACATGATGCCAATCAGAACAATTTACAACATGTGAATGTGAAGATACCTAAGGATGCCATTACGGTTTTTGTGGGTCGGTCAGGATCAGGCAAATCATCGTTAGTGTTCGATACGATTGCTGCGGAGTCACGGCGGGAGTTGAACGAAACTTTTCCGAGCTTTACCCAGCAATATTTACCAAAGTATGGCCAGCCTGATGTCGGTTCGATCGATCACTTGCCGGTTGCCATTGTGGTGGAGCAAAAACGTATCGGGAAAAACGCTCGCTCAACTTTAGCAACTTACACGGGTATTTACTCACTGTTACGGCTGTTGTTTTCGCGTGCCGGCAAGCCATTCATCGGCTATTCGGACACATTTTCGTTTAATTTACCTCAGGGGATGTGCCCCACCTGCCAAGGCTTAGGTTACGTGGATGATATTGACGTCAGTAAGTTGATTGATCCCAATAAATCGCTTAACCAAGGGGCGATCACCTTTGTCAGTTTTGGACCGGATACTTGGCGTTGGCGGCGTTATGCCTACAGCGGGTTGTTTGATAATGACAAACCTTTACGTGACTACACGCCCGAAGAAATGAAACTGTTACTTTATGCACCGCAACAGACACTGAAGCATGCACCAGCTAAATGGCCCAGAACAGCGCTATATGAAGGTGTCGTGCCTCGCATTAAACGATCCATTATTGGTAAAAAAGAAGCAGAACATCATAAGGCGGCATTGGCAGAAATCGTAACGCGCAAGCCTTGTCCGGATTGCCAAGGGACACGCCTACGTCCGGAAGTGTTAACCTGTTTGATTAATCAAACCAATATTGCCCAAGTGTTGCAGATGGACTTGGTAAACGTACGGCATTTTCTGAAAGCCATTCAAGTGCCGCTGGTTCAGGATGTGATCCGGGAATTATTACGCAAAATTGATGCACTGATTGATATTGGCCTCGGCTATCTTTCTTTAGATCGACCCACCGAGACGCTTTCCGGCGGCGAAACCCAACGGATCAAAATCGCCAAGTTTCTAACCAGTGCTTTGGTCGATATGGTTTATATTCTCGATGAACCAAGTGTTGGGTTACATCCTCACGATATCGAGCTGATCAAGCGGGCACTGCTCCGTCTCAAGGAAAAAGGCAACACCATCTTGATCGTTGAGCATAACCCAGCGCTGATCGCATTAGGCGACTATATTGTTGAGGTTGGGCCCGGTGCTGGCACAACTGGCGGCCACATTACGTTTACCGGCACTTATCCGCAACTATTGGCGAGTCAAACCTTGACGGGGCGTCTGCTTAAACAGCGACTGACATTTCGGCAACCGCGATCGGCTAAAACGACCATCCATTTGCCGCATATTACCCGCCACAACCTTCAAGATGTCGATGCTGCCATCCCACTGGGCATCGAAACGGTTATCTCCGGTGTGGCAGGTTCCGGTAAAAGTACGTTAGTTGCGGCGTTACGTGATCATTTAACGGTGCCGTACATTGATCTGGCCCAAGCGGATATTGGTGCTAATATCCGTTCGACACCCGTGACTTATTTGAAAATCCTTGATCCAATTCGGAAAGTATTTGCTCAAGCCAATCACGTTGGCAGCAGTTGGTTTAGCTACAACGGCCGTGGCGCATGTCCGCGGTGCAAAGGCAAAGGGGTCACCATTACTAACATGGCCTTCATGGATCCGGTTGTTTCCGTTTGCGAACAGTGCCATGGCAAACGTTACAACGATCAGGCACTTGGATATACGTTTCAAGGCAAAAACATGGCAGATGTTTTAGCCATGCCGATTGCCGCAGCGCAGACATTTTTTGCGCAGAATCACGACATTGCCAAGCCGTTAGAAAATATGGCGCGAGTCGGGCTCGATTATCTCACGCTCGGTCAGCCGCTGACGACATTATCTGGTGGGGAAAAACAACGATTGAAGCTTGCTGTTGAATTAAACCGCACTGGCGAAATTTACTTATTGGACGAACCGACTGCCGGGTTGCATCTACAAGACGTCACCAAATTGCTGCATTTGTTTGATGATTTGGTGGCAGCGGGCAACTCACTCATCATTGTTGAGCATAACTTGCAAGTCATCAGTCAGGCCGATTGGCTCATTGACATGGGACCGGATGCTGGTATCTATGGCGGTAAGATTCTCTATGCTGGCACGCCGCAAGCTAGTATGGAGGCTAAGCAATCGCGCACCGGACAGGCTTTACGGCAATATAATGCAGCACCGGAGCGTCAGCACGATTA harbors:
- a CDS encoding ATP-binding cassette domain-containing protein, whose product is MFEHGFIEVHDANQNNLQHVNVKIPKDAITVFVGRSGSGKSSLVFDTIAAESRRELNETFPSFTQQYLPKYGQPDVGSIDHLPVAIVVEQKRIGKNARSTLATYTGIYSLLRLLFSRAGKPFIGYSDTFSFNLPQGMCPTCQGLGYVDDIDVSKLIDPNKSLNQGAITFVSFGPDTWRWRRYAYSGLFDNDKPLRDYTPEEMKLLLYAPQQTLKHAPAKWPRTALYEGVVPRIKRSIIGKKEAEHHKAALAEIVTRKPCPDCQGTRLRPEVLTCLINQTNIAQVLQMDLVNVRHFLKAIQVPLVQDVIRELLRKIDALIDIGLGYLSLDRPTETLSGGETQRIKIAKFLTSALVDMVYILDEPSVGLHPHDIELIKRALLRLKEKGNTILIVEHNPALIALGDYIVEVGPGAGTTGGHITFTGTYPQLLASQTLTGRLLKQRLTFRQPRSAKTTIHLPHITRHNLQDVDAAIPLGIETVISGVAGSGKSTLVAALRDHLTVPYIDLAQADIGANIRSTPVTYLKILDPIRKVFAQANHVGSSWFSYNGRGACPRCKGKGVTITNMAFMDPVVSVCEQCHGKRYNDQALGYTFQGKNMADVLAMPIAAAQTFFAQNHDIAKPLENMARVGLDYLTLGQPLTTLSGGEKQRLKLAVELNRTGEIYLLDEPTAGLHLQDVTKLLHLFDDLVAAGNSLIIVEHNLQVISQADWLIDMGPDAGIYGGKILYAGTPQASMEAKQSRTGQALRQYNAAPERQHD
- a CDS encoding 5'-methylthioadenosine/adenosylhomocysteine nucleosidase; amino-acid sequence: MIKVGVICAMEEEIRTLLAKQTHQQETVIASQHYFEGQIDGVDVILVQSGIGKVQAAMTTALLLATFKPDVVVNTGSAGGIGSGLAIGDVVISSGVAYHDADATAFGYLPGQLPQQPQIFEAGMSYVRQIQAAATATGLTSKVGLIVSGDQFINGKEAIARILKIYPQALASEMEGAAVGQVAKEFHTPFVVIRAMSDVADEQSGVDFDKFVIKAGEQSAAMLLQFFSHLQRSQHN
- a CDS encoding DUF1831 domain-containing protein, yielding MALASTGSAQGDPKTYRIGSNLKRFTLIDLGFVPTKNGNFQLQRSLDPNSPYTAANKLKMTVAKTLDKFQLDVTTGNGLKAINIFKNDSTKENVEQYEYWINNFIERGVLEPK
- a CDS encoding cysteine desulfurase family protein, with the translated sequence MQHIYLDNAATTPMAPEVIQTMTDQMQHDFGNASSTHWFGREAHTVMDKSRKVLADSIHAQPGEIVITSGATESNNTAITQTAHARASLGKHIITTAIEHPSVLQPLKALEKEGYRVTYLPVDENGRIRLADFDAALDDDTILVTIMMGNNEVGSRMPISEIGARLVDHQAWFHTDATQAYGLLDIDVNAQHIDMLSVSAHKINGPKGIGFLYRDPKVQFPALLKGGEQELKRRAGTENIAGIAGFASAVKLITPEEKAKRQSKYLGFKQQIMTALDDAKVPYAVNGDIRPDNVNHVFNLWLKGISTYALQTNLDLAGIAVSGGSACTAGSLEPSHVLTAMFGGDSPRLGESIRVSFGGQTTADDIQAFIDTLLPIIKRLTAKQTSR